The genomic window TCCGCTTTGCTTGCCAGACATGTCTGACATGAATATGGTATCGGCGACACACACCTCTTTGGGCAAATATTCTGCGGTGGGGGTCTTTGCATCGCTGCCATTAGGATGGTGCTCTATACATATGCATGCGCTTATAAACATATTAGtactaaataaatatatagaAACTATAAATCTATAGAAACAGAAATCCCTTCCCGTCAGCGACTaggtggacgagccacttgCTACATCATTTGTCATAGTCTATCCGTGGAACTGCTGCGCCCAACGGCATGCCTACCTAAACGTCGAGTCACGGACATAACAAGGGTATACCGCTGTTGGAGCATCGCTTGGCTCGTTGGAGGAGTTGGGAGGGGCCCCGGCCATGCAACTTGACAAGTGGGGGGAGGTCAATCTTGATTTCAGCGGGCTGGGACCCAGTTGAAAATCTACTCATGTACAAGTCCTAGCTTCAGCCGCGTTTCtggacaaaaaaaaaagaaaagaaagatgacgaagaaggaaagaaatCATGGCCCGTCTCCTGTGTGGCTTGGCTCTGCgtggcttggtggcttggtggCATAGCCCGTCTGCTTCACGCTTCAAAGTGTGTCTACGTGGACTCGACGTGTTAGGCTACCAGACGGCTCCAAAACAGGCAACTAACTCCAAGGATCGCTGGCAGCAGGGATCCGTCTCGGCAGCCACCGCTTCGACTCAACGCCAGACCGAACACAGACCGCCTTCCGCTGCAGCAACAACAtttacatacatacatgcataccATGTCAAGAGTCCACACGATACATTGCATCAAAATTGATATTGATCCATATCTACACCAGAGCCATGCAAACTCCAACCGTCCGACAACAAAAACTGTCAAGATGCCCAGACCGCTCAATCCCCATGCCAAATATCCCCACCAGGATGTAAATATCAACGCTATGCCGCATGCCCATGATACTAtctatatatgtatatacatactccgtacagactCCTCATTCCCACCCGCGTACACCGTATTCCTACACACTCCTCATGCCTAAACTAATAGTTCTCCGCCAGCCCGCTCTTGGAGAAATCAGGAACATCCGTGTCGCAGTTAAAGTCGCGACTATACGCCTTGGTTGGCATGATTCCCGCCTTGAGAGCCGCCTCGTAACTCCACAGCGGCGCGCTCTCCGTCTTCCACGTCCAGTACCACCAGCCCCAGCCCTTCTCAAAGCTGTGCATCTGTGCCTCTGCAAACATCTGGAGAAACTTCTTGTACTGCCCGCTGTACTTGCTCGGGTCTGCGTTGGCCTGCGCGCACGAACAGCTGCTGTCTTTTGTCGGGCACCGCGGCGTGAGGACCGACGTTTTCGGGTCCCCCGTGTTCAGAGTACCCTCCCAGCGATTGCCCCAGCCCACGTTGGTCAAGTGCTTGGCACAGTCCGTGTCGGCCTGCGACCATTCTGCAAAAATGGTTGGCCCGTAGCCTGTCTGCGTGTTCATGCTTTGCTGCGCTTGTTGAGTCCATCCGTCGCAGGCATATTGAATCTTCTTTTGGTGCGAATAGACGATTTGTTCTTCGTTGAAAATCACATACTGGTGGACATCCAGCACCATGTCGTCGTAGCCCGCCATCAGCCCCTTCCAGTTATCGAGACCCATgaagccgtcgccaaagaTGACCAGTGCCTTGACTCCGTTCTTTCGCACAGTCTTGTACGCATCTTCCGTCCACTGGATCACCTCGGCCGTCTGCAAAAATGTCATTCGCGGTTCGTTGGCCAGCCCATAGTGTGTGAGGATGTTTTTGTACCGGTCTTGTGCGAAGAACTGGCTCAGCTTGTCGTGGACGTCCAACGACCTCTTGCCGTTGAGTTGTCCATTGGTGCCGTTGAGCCACCCTATAGGACCCCATCTTCCGCTGTGATTCCAACCGTTTTGACTACCCGGCAGCCCGTGAAGATCTAGATTGATACGGAGACCGTACTTTCGTGCCCACTCGATTGCTCGCAAGAGATACCGCCATGATGTTCGAAATACAAAAGGGTCTCCGTCGTACACCTCGACTGCCCAGTACGAAAAGGGAATACGTACGTGGTCGAGCCCTGCTGCGGCGATGGCTTTGAATGTGTCCTCTGTAACAAACGAGGCATAGTGGTTTTCCAAAGTGCTTGCAGCGGACGCCCCGAGGTGCTGGCAGAGTGTCCATTCGTCAATGATTCCCATTTTGAGATCGTAGTTGAAGAGGGATGGTGTGATGAACGGCTCCAACGACAACCAACCCCCTAGGTTCACTCCACGAGCAGGTCGGCTTCCATAGGAACCCCAATCTTCATTCAAAGCCGGCACCTTGTCGTTTGCTTTCGCCGAGTCGTCCCACTCCGAAAATAAGCCCATCACGGGCAGTCCGCCAACCATTTGATCCGTAAACGTAACGTTGAAGTCTGTAGTGGTCTTCCAACTCCAAGGGTCGAGATATGTATTTTTCCATTGGGCAGGAACTTCATTCGGATCCTTTCCGTCGAGCGAAGAGGATTGTGACGATGAGCCACTGTCGCCACCGTTCTTTTTGCTGACGACGACAGCCACAACAACAATGATGATGACTACCACGACGCTGGCGATTCCAAGGATCATCCCTATCGCACTCATTAGCAGGCGTTGGTTTGGAATTGGTCGATGCTGGCGCACTCACAAAGCTTTTTtctgggcttcttcttcttgtggcGGCGATACAGCTCCCCTTTTTCAAATTCATCCTCCCcccagctgccgccgcccctTAAACCAGACCTTCCCGCTCGTCCTTCCTCCATGATGGCGCCGCTCACGACCCTCCGCTTCTTGCTCTTGTGGTGTTTACGCGGTTTTTGCGGCGTCGATCGCGGCGTCGTGTCCACCTCTTGGTACTCGCCTCTGTGGTGTCTCCGCCGGTCCTTCTCTGCCTTGCGCTTCCGTCGATCATTTTCTCTATTCAATTGTGCTAGGGCTCCAGACGACAGATTCTGCGATGAGGATGGTCGTCGATGTCGTCTCTCTTCTCGGCTTTCTTCGGAATTCGATGTCGCTTCGTGCCTCTTCGTAGGtgatcttttttttctgtgTTGATGATGCCTTTTCGATGATTCGCCCGCTCCTTCCGTGTGCCGACGTCGACTAGATCGGTGCGCTCCTTCCCTTGGCGCCATTATTGCGTCGCCATGTGAAAATTTGgtctttctcttttttttgtcgctgGAATGCGGCTCGGCAGCAAAGACACGATTATTATACCATGAGGAAATATATTGGTGCCGCGTCATTCATATTTGCCAAGGTACAGATATGGATAATGCGACATCGTGGTTATTGGCGCCAAGGGGTTGGCAGGGCAACGACCCGTCCAGCCACCACGTCCCAGTTATGAATCCTATAAAGCAGGGTTCATCCTTGCAGCAAGGGCTGCGTTTTGTCGGCAGGTGAAAGACTAATAATGATGTCGTGCATACTATGTATCGCAAATACCATGAGCATGTAATTGAATATTGTACAAGCTTCTAGCAGAAGCTGGCTCGCCAGGGTTGAATACCGAATTGTGTATAGTCTGCGGGCAATCAGCTTTACTGCACCCGTGCCATATAGTTACACTTAACCCTGATGCAACAGAGTCCCAATGGCGCATCATTTCCCGGGCTACACCTCGACGATAATGGATAACCTGAGTGCTGTTTGGGTTGATATAATTAGATGCCGACCAACGATTTGTTTAGACCTTGGGGATCTCATATTTTTTACTGTTCTCATTTAATCAGGGGCTCCGAAGGAGGCTCCTTTCCTGCGGTATCCCTTCAGGGTAGCTAATATCCATCGTAACCATGACAGTCGCCATCATTGCTTCAACAACCACTGTATGAAGTGTTCAATACTTGCGGCCATGCGCTTCACCTGATTCTGTCAGGCGTGCGATGATATCAATACATCAATCCATTTCACAAAACTTGTAACAGTCATCGGAGTTTCCCCAGAGCGATCTGGTCAATGCCTCCGAAATGTGGAGGTGGACCTCGTACCAAGGCTCTCCCAGTCCTACGTCATCAATGCCCTGGAAGCCGACTCTCCAATGTTGACATTTGGCTTCAAAATCGCCTACAAAACATCCTTACCAGTGATGATTTTCATTATTTCAATCTATGCCACCTCGTCTTCAATGCCCGACCTTCCAATACACAACACAGCTTATTCATCTTGAATGGCGGCACAAGAGAAGGTACACTGTGGGGCATCCAAAGGCCGTGGCAAGCCGAGTTCGTCAAAGCCGAGTCTACCAGAAGTCTGGGGAACTCTTAGTCTCAGAACAGCCGCATTTgttcttccccttccccaATCCTTGATCAACCTTTTGCGCTTTTCTGAACCGCCTTCTATTTACGTTGCGGTAGGATTGGTATGCACATCATGAAGCGCCAGGCTGTTTGTCAGTTGCAAAGGGTTGCGGCCTCGTCCAGACCTATCCGGCTCCCCCTCCAGATCGCTCGAGCATATTCGACCCATCCGCCACAAGCACGTCTGAACAAGCCGATAGACTACTCGGAAACGCAATTATTAGCTCACAGCAGCAAGGGACCGGCGCTTGGTAATCACAATGAGATTCCTCCAGAAGTACGGAACGGCGCCACCAGAAAGATGAACCTGTTCCAGGCCATCAACGATGCTCTGGGGATTGCCCTAGCCGAGGACGATTCGGTTGTGGTATTTGGCGAGGATGTTGCGTTTGGAGGAGTGTTTCGTTGCACAATGAAGCTCGCAGAGACGTATGGTGCTGAACGCATCTTCAACACTCCATTGACGGAGCAAGGCATCATGGGCTTCGGTATAGGTCTGGCGGCACAGGGAATGCGACCGGTTGCTGAAATCCAGTTTGCCGACTACGTCTTTCCTGCTTTCGATCAGATTGTCAACGAGGGAGCGAAACTGCGATATCGCGAAGGGGCCACAGGAGTCCACGCCGGCTCATTGACAGTTCGCATGCCCTGTGGTGGCGTTGGTCATGGTGGTCTGTACCACTCCCAGTCACCCGAGAGTCTCTTCACCCATGTCCCCGGATTCCGGGTTGTTATGCCTAGATCACCAATCCAAGCAAAGGGCCTTTTATTATCAGCTATTCGAAGCAATGACCCTGTGCTCTTTATGGAGCCCAAGATTCTCTACAGAGCTGCCGTTGAGCAAGTGCCCGAAGCTGCCTACGAGCTGCCCCTGTCCAAAGCGGAAGTCGTCAAGGGGGGCGAGGACATTACCGTTATTTCCTATGGTCAGCCCATGTATACCTGCCTATCAGCCATCCAGAAGGCCGAAGAAGACTTGGGCATCTCTTGTGAGCTCATTGATTTGAGGACCGTGTATCCCTGGGACAAGGAaaccgtcttggccagtgTTCGAAAAACTGGGCGCGTTCTCGTCGTTCACGAGGCAATGGTCAACGCCGGAATCGGTGCCGAAGTGGCTGCAGCTATTCAGGAAGATCCCGAGACCTTTGTCCGGCTGGAAGCTCCTGTGGCACGGGTGGCAGGCTGGAGCATTCACAGCGCCTTGATGTTTGAGAAGTTTAACATTCCAGATGTTGCACGTAAGTTTCTCGTCTTTCTTTATGATGACCTGTGTAAGAATTGTACTAACTATGTACAGGTGTGTACGAAAATATCAAGAAGAGTCTCAATTACTAGACTGTCAAAGCAAAAGAGaaccaccaaaaaaaaaaagaaaaaaaaaagagaaatcATGACGATTATAATTGTACATAGGGCATAGCCGGTGCGGTGTTTTCCGCTTAGGTAGACAATAAATGTTTAAACAGGCGTTCAGTAGTTACGTTGACGCGTAATGCTGTGAGGCAATGTTCATGTTCACCTCGAGGCTTGGAGGCTACGGAGCACTTCAGAGTGGAATTGATAGTACATGGCTGTGGTAGCATTTTGTATGTGGCCAAAAGTACCCGCCCGTCCTCTGGTTCGTGCCTGAGCAGCTCTGTTGCCCCTCGTTCGAGATCCGCCCCGCCTCAGCTGAACCTCCACTCAGACCGCATGCTTCGGCCGAGTCTCCTGCGCAATCCGTTCCCTCTCAACGTACGCCCTTGCATTCCTCCTTGTCAACGGATACGCAGCTGTGGTGCAACCTGTTCGCATCATGTCGCAAGTCGAGACGGTATCCGCCTTCGTGGAGGGAGCTCCTCCCGGCGAGGCAAGTCTCCTCTCCTCACGACAGCTCCTCCAGCGTCGCGTCATCATTATGCTAACTCACTATTGCAGCTCGCCGATGTCATTGCCGGTTCGACCACTCCGAGGCCGCCATATTCGCATAGTTGCTGATTTCAATTCGCTGCAGACATCAAAGCCTTGACGGTTTCTTCTCCAGACATTGTATCCGAGCTCACTCCCGCCTTTGAGAAATACAACGAAGAACAACTGGTCACCGTTAAGCTGCCTGGCAGCAGCCAACCGGTATGAAATTGGTGGATCCTGCGGCCGAGGAACATGATCCGATACTAAGGCGGAAGTAGGTCGTCATCAGTTCACACAACGCCCTTGGCGACGGACGATATTACGACGTAGAAAGCTCATCGAGCTTTGCTGTCGACCACGCAACACAGGCACGTTGACTCGAGGAGGCTTGGGTATTTTTTAATGCTGACCGGGCAGCACAGAAAGCTAGCGCTGTGAAAACCCATGCGATTGAAGGGCCTCAAGTCGACCTAGTGTATGTCATCACTGAGCTGTGTTGGAGTGGAAAGCCCCAGAACTGATAGCGCGCAGTACATCGACACTGAAAGGTCTTTCAGCATATGTCAAGGAGCACTTTCCAAACGCGTCATACGGAGCGTATCCCGTTGAATCCGACTCCAAAGTAGCTATTATTATCGTGGCCAACAAGTACAGCCCAAACAACTTCTGGTACGAGCTCAATGCCATTGATGATGTCCCCATATCTCCGTTCTGTCTTCCGGCAACAAGATCACGGAGGAGTAATCAATTTGCAAAAGCGGTTTCCCGTGACTAATATTTTCTAGGAATGGACGATGGCGATCCCAGTACATATTTGATCCAGCTTCCGGAAGCCTGGAAGGCTCCATCAAGGTCGACGTCCATTATTACGAAGATGGCAACGTCCGCCTGCTTACCAACAAGCCCGTCACGGCTTCAATTACTTCTAGGACTGGGGCCGGAATCGCCAAAGAAATCTCAGCAACGGAGAGGAAGTACCAGGAGGAGCTGAACAAGGGCTTTGTCAACTTGAGTGAAAACGCGTTCAAGTCGCTACGCAGACAGTTGCCAGTAACAAGACAAAAGATTGCATGGGATAAAGTGATGAGCTACAGGCTGGGACAAGATATCGGCGGGGGCAACTCTAAGGGATCCTCCGTCGGATCGATGGGATAGCGCAGCGACTGGAGTGGGTGATGCATTGCATAAACATGTCACGGCAAGACTAAGCTAGTATATCTGCTGAATACATTTTACACTTtcagagaaaaaaaagtaccATCGTATCGGTCATTGTGAGCTCCGTGCCCGGTGCAGAGTTCACATGTCAAGCGCGCAGATGCTAGTGGCCGGAGGGGGTAGGGATCGGACGCGTTAATTGTACCGTGCGTGGAACTGATGTTGACAGACGGCGGTGGCAGAGACGGGAGCAGAGACGGTGACAGAAAAGGCCGAAGATGCAATACACCCACTCACGCACCGAAAACAGCGCTTTACGTGCTCTCCTCTACCAGAGCCGATTGCATGTATGTGTTCGTTCGGTGTTCGGAAGTTGCCTCGGGATGTGTCGCCCGCCACCTTGGCCTCTCACTCCACACATCCGTCGAGTCGTGGCAGCTTTCCCCAGATGTGACAAGAGGAAATCCGGGGGTGAATGGGGATACCAGTCGTAATTCAAAGTGATGGAAAAAGATGGGCCAACACATTGCTGCCACAtgttacggagtagtaataTATGAATCGAAATTGGCGCACGCCATGACCACGGCCCGAGTCTCTGTGTCCTCCATCGTTGGCGGGGCCGCGTACCGTGATTCCCGACTGGAATCTGCATCCATCTGTTCCTCTGTAGATGAGTGCTCCGAAGGACGGCATGGCAGCGTGTTCGACTCCATCGCTTGGCATCACGTAATGTCTGGTGCAGCGGGGTGCATGGCAGAGGCAATCAGCTTGTCGGAGTCGGCCATGGCTTTCCGTGGTCAGAAACCGAACAGAGCCGCCAGCATTTCGGAACTGGGTTAGGTGGGGCAGGGCGACACGGAAAGCAGAGGCGGCCCGTGAAAATCCAAGCAGACTCGACTCGATTCGACTTGGCTGGGGGGGCTGCAGGCAGATGGAAGCTGACTTGGACCAGACGGCCTGTGGCCCGGGATAGTAATGCTGACGAGACCGCAATGGGACATGGTGTATTTGGAACGGGCCTTTGGACGGACAAGACGACATGTGAGTGTCGCGGGACTTGGCCAGACGAAGCGAgtgttgtctggtctggtgtatTTTAACAGGACCTCCGGAGGAACCAGCGGCGCCTATCGACAGCCTCGCGGTACATGTCGACGGTAGTCAGGACACTCCTGAGTCCGTAGCGGAGCACTGCCTCTGCCTGGTACTTACTAAGTAggtgacatctggaagctGCGTAAGTACTTACCAGGCCAGACACCGGAAATTTTAGCACCGGCCTCTGTCCATCTCTTTCCCAGGGCGCCgagtattttttttttttgttgctgG from Metarhizium brunneum chromosome 2, complete sequence includes these protein-coding regions:
- the bkdB gene encoding 2-oxoisovalerate dehydrogenase subunit beta yields the protein MKRQAVCQLQRVAASSRPIRLPLQIARAYSTHPPQARLNKPIDYSETQLLAHSSKGPALGNHNEIPPEVRNGATRKMNLFQAINDALGIALAEDDSVVVFGEDVAFGGVFRCTMKLAETYGAERIFNTPLTEQGIMGFGIGLAAQGMRPVAEIQFADYVFPAFDQIVNEGAKLRYREGATGVHAGSLTVRMPCGGVGHGGLYHSQSPESLFTHVPGFRVVMPRSPIQAKGLLLSAIRSNDPVLFMEPKILYRAAVEQVPEAAYELPLSKAEVVKGGEDITVISYGQPMYTCLSAIQKAEEDLGISCELIDLRTVYPWDKETVLASVRKTGRVLVVHEAMVNAGIGAEVAAAIQEDPETFVRLEAPVARVAGWSIHSALMFEKFNIPDVARVYENIKKSLNY
- the CAP1 gene encoding F-actin-capping protein subunit alpha, whose product is MSQVETVSAFVEGAPPGELADVIADIKALTVSSPDIVSELTPAFEKYNEEQLVTVKLPGSSQPVVISSHNALGDGRYYDVESSSSFAVDHATQKASAVKTHAIEGPQVDLVTSTLKGLSAYVKEHFPNASYGAYPVESDSKVAIIIVANKYSPNNFWNGRWRSQYIFDPASGSLEGSIKVDVHYYEDGNVRLLTNKPVTASITSRTGAGIAKEISATERKYQEELNKGFVNLSENAFKSLRRQLPVTRQKIAWDKVMSYRLGQDIGGGNSKGSSVGSMG